The following are encoded in a window of Pseudalgibacter alginicilyticus genomic DNA:
- a CDS encoding transmembrane 220 family protein, whose protein sequence is MTNHQNITKSKRNLNIVLSTMFSLFAIIQLNDPDPTLWFSLYMIVALVSIISNYTSIHRIIIWVLIIGYSLYASRYFFYFFDWLNTEHKEEIFGKMVYEKPYLEGSREFIGLIMAIGALFFQVGKKDTH, encoded by the coding sequence ATGACTAACCATCAAAATATTACAAAATCAAAAAGAAATCTCAATATCGTATTAAGTACTATGTTTTCATTATTTGCCATCATCCAACTTAATGACCCAGACCCTACTCTTTGGTTCTCATTGTATATGATTGTAGCACTTGTTTCTATTATTTCAAATTACACAAGCATACATAGAATCATCATTTGGGTGCTCATAATTGGCTATTCACTTTATGCGAGCAGGTATTTTTTCTATTTTTTTGATTGGTTAAACACAGAACACAAAGAAGAAATTTTCGGGAAAATGGTTTATGAAAAACCCTATTTGGAAGGTTCCAGAGAATTTATTGGGCTTATTATGGCTATTGGTGCCTTATTTTTTCAGGTTGGAAAAAAAGATACACATTAA
- the leuD gene encoding 3-isopropylmalate dehydratase small subunit, whose product MAYDKFEVLTSTAYPLPIENVDTDQIIPARFLKATERVDFDINFFRDWRYNSDGTPKADFPLNQEKYAGSKILVGGRNFGSGSSREHAAWSVYDFGLRCVISSAFADIFKNNCLNIGVLPVQVSVAFADKLFKAIEADPKTEIRVDLPNQTVTLLATGESESFDINLYKKDNMLNGFDDIDYLKNIEEEITQFASKRPF is encoded by the coding sequence ATGGCTTACGATAAATTTGAAGTATTAACAAGTACAGCGTACCCACTTCCAATAGAGAATGTGGATACAGATCAAATCATTCCAGCTCGTTTCTTAAAAGCAACTGAGCGTGTAGATTTTGATATCAATTTTTTCCGTGATTGGAGATATAATAGTGATGGAACACCTAAGGCTGATTTTCCATTAAACCAAGAAAAATATGCAGGATCTAAAATTTTAGTGGGAGGCAGAAACTTCGGTTCTGGTTCTTCAAGAGAGCATGCCGCTTGGTCTGTTTATGATTTTGGGTTGCGTTGTGTTATTTCTTCTGCATTTGCAGATATTTTTAAGAATAACTGTTTGAATATTGGTGTATTACCAGTACAAGTATCAGTAGCATTTGCAGATAAATTGTTCAAAGCAATTGAGGCTGACCCTAAAACAGAGATTAGAGTAGATTTACCTAATCAAACAGTTACTTTATTAGCTACTGGTGAATCTGAATCTTTTGATATTAATCTTTACAAAAAAGATAATATGTTAAATGGATTTGATGATATTGATTATTTAAAAAACATTGAAGAGGAAATTACTCAATTTGCTAGTAAACGACCATTTTAA
- the leuC gene encoding 3-isopropylmalate dehydratase large subunit, whose amino-acid sequence MSKTLFDKVWDSHVVRHVQDGPDVFFIDRHFIHEVTSPVAFLGLESRGNSVLYPERTFATADHNTPTINQHLPVEDALSANQLDALERNAKKHGISHWGLGDENNGIVHVVGPENGITLPGATIVCGDSHTSTHGAFGAIAFGIGTSEVEMVLSTQCIMQSKPKAMRINVNGKLGLGVTPKDVALYIISKQTTSGATGYFVEYAGDVFEDMTMEGRMTVCNLSIEMGARGGMIAPDKKTFEYIKGRALTPKGADWDKAMEYWNTLKTDEGAKFDAEFNYDAADIEPMITYGTNPGMGMGVTKDIPNAEAVEGGVETYRKSLGYMDFHEGEAMIGKKIDFVFLGSCTNGRIEDFRAFCSIVKGRKKADHVTAWLVPGSHKVVDQIKAEGLDKVISDAGFVLREPGCSACLAMNDDKIPAGKLSVSTSNRNFEGRQGPGSRTLLASPLVAAASAVEGVVTDPRTILNANVVA is encoded by the coding sequence ATGAGTAAGACATTATTTGACAAAGTTTGGGATTCACATGTTGTGCGTCATGTGCAGGATGGACCAGATGTATTCTTTATTGATCGTCATTTCATTCATGAAGTTACAAGTCCAGTAGCTTTCTTAGGATTAGAAAGTAGAGGTAACAGTGTATTGTATCCAGAACGTACTTTTGCTACTGCCGATCACAATACCCCAACAATCAATCAACATTTACCTGTGGAAGATGCTTTGTCTGCAAACCAGTTAGATGCTTTGGAAAGAAATGCAAAAAAGCATGGTATTTCTCACTGGGGATTGGGAGATGAAAATAACGGTATTGTACACGTTGTGGGACCTGAAAATGGTATTACATTGCCTGGCGCAACTATTGTTTGTGGAGATTCCCATACGTCTACTCATGGTGCTTTTGGTGCTATTGCTTTTGGTATTGGTACCTCTGAAGTAGAAATGGTATTGTCTACACAATGTATTATGCAATCTAAACCTAAGGCCATGCGTATTAACGTAAATGGAAAATTAGGTTTGGGGGTTACTCCTAAAGATGTAGCTTTATATATTATTTCTAAACAAACAACTTCTGGTGCTACAGGTTATTTTGTAGAATATGCAGGAGATGTTTTTGAGGATATGACTATGGAAGGTCGTATGACTGTATGTAACTTGTCTATTGAGATGGGGGCTCGTGGCGGTATGATTGCTCCAGATAAAAAAACGTTTGAATATATTAAAGGTCGTGCATTAACTCCTAAAGGAGCTGATTGGGACAAAGCTATGGAATATTGGAATACCTTGAAAACAGATGAAGGTGCCAAATTTGATGCCGAATTTAATTATGATGCAGCCGATATAGAACCAATGATTACTTACGGAACAAACCCAGGAATGGGGATGGGGGTAACTAAAGATATACCTAATGCTGAAGCGGTTGAAGGCGGTGTTGAAACTTATCGAAAATCTTTAGGCTATATGGATTTTCACGAAGGTGAAGCTATGATTGGTAAAAAAATTGATTTTGTGTTTTTAGGTTCATGTACAAACGGACGTATTGAGGATTTTAGAGCATTTTGTTCAATCGTAAAAGGTCGTAAAAAAGCAGATCACGTTACAGCTTGGTTGGTTCCAGGATCTCATAAAGTAGTAGATCAAATTAAAGCAGAAGGATTGGACAAAGTCATATCTGATGCAGGATTTGTATTAAGAGAGCCAGGGTGCTCAGCATGTTTAGCAATGAATGATGATAAAATTCCAGCAGGAAAATTATCTGTGTCAACATCTAACCGTAATTTTGAAGGTCGTCAAGGTCCAGGGTCAAGAACCTTATTGGCTTCTCCTTTAGTTGCAGCAGCATCGGCTGTAGAAGGTGTCGTTACGGATCCAAGAACAATTTTAAATGCTAATGTTGTCGCATAA
- a CDS encoding acyl-CoA thioesterase, whose translation MNFNTRKWVKPEDLNANGTLFGGRLLEWIDEEAALYAIIQLENQKVVTKYMSEIDFKSSAKQGDIVEIGIEVVKFGNASLTLSCEVRNKMTHETIITISNIVMVNIGVDGHAKAHGKTQVEYVVDRLK comes from the coding sequence ATGAATTTTAACACAAGAAAATGGGTTAAACCCGAAGATTTGAATGCCAACGGTACACTTTTTGGAGGACGATTATTAGAATGGATAGATGAGGAAGCTGCTTTGTATGCTATTATACAACTTGAAAACCAAAAAGTTGTTACTAAATACATGAGTGAAATAGATTTTAAATCATCAGCTAAACAAGGGGATATTGTAGAAATTGGTATTGAAGTTGTAAAATTTGGAAATGCTTCTTTAACGTTATCTTGTGAAGTTAGAAATAAAATGACTCATGAAACTATCATAACTATTTCAAACATAGTCATGGTTAATATTGGAGTTGATGGCCATGCCAAAGCTCATGGAAAAACCCAAGTGGAATATGTTGTAGATAGATTAAAGTAA
- a CDS encoding Arm DNA-binding domain-containing protein, which translates to MNDYKLAILFLLKKVKTNKKGLCPIRCRITYSKTRKEFSTGLLIKPEAWDSKQQVAKPPNKENNILNAHLSLISQKINEAFLMLQISQENFDVDDIYRKYKGEDVKTEIAILGAYDLHNEKTKKLIGVDFNKLSWSRYVESRRKVAEFIKVYYKKNDVKLSNLDLKF; encoded by the coding sequence ATGAATGATTATAAACTCGCTATATTGTTTTTACTGAAAAAGGTAAAAACAAATAAAAAGGGATTATGCCCTATAAGATGTAGAATTACATACTCTAAAACTAGGAAAGAGTTCTCCACAGGACTACTTATAAAACCTGAGGCTTGGGATAGTAAACAACAAGTTGCTAAACCTCCCAATAAAGAGAATAATATATTGAATGCGCATTTGAGCCTTATTAGTCAGAAGATTAATGAGGCTTTTTTGATGCTTCAAATTTCACAAGAAAACTTTGATGTAGATGATATTTACAGGAAATATAAAGGTGAAGATGTAAAGACTGAAATTGCCATATTAGGTGCTTATGATTTGCATAATGAAAAGACCAAAAAGTTAATAGGAGTAGACTTTAACAAATTGTCTTGGAGTAGGTATGTGGAAAGTAGGAGGAAGGTGGCTGAGTTTATAAAGGTGTACTATAAGAAAAATGATGTTAAGCTAAGCAATTTGGATTTGAAGTTTTAG
- a CDS encoding HD family phosphohydrolase, translated as MNDFINKLYRNHSLIYKGLLFIVTTFLIVYLFPKSGKFKYSFEKGKPWQSENLQAPFDFAIKKADEEIALEKKTITENATLYFDLDTVIVRRIKKKYPEIFYENFSDSIYNRQKEILLKVGEQIISELYKYGVLTGSYDFNDEKSVVILDGRVEKHKTIYSNLTHQDKITPIIERVLLDQNLNAYKSDFVSLFFDLIEPNLVYDKSFTEKVLNEELNKISYTRGSIAKETLIISKGEIIEGDKFQILKSLQSEFESQVWNESNYNWILFAYTLLVALALLMLLLFLRKYRLDVFENNTKVTFIFFNIFLMVLLTTLVINYNSQYIYVVPICILPLVFKAFFDARLGLFSHVITVLLLGSIVPNSYEYMFLQIIAGIVTILTVSELYKRANLFISVGQITLIYIIAYFAFFVIHEGSVETIKWQTFGLFVLCGFATLFVQPLIYAYEKLFGLVSDVSLLELSDTNSKLLKELSNKAPGTFHHSLNVANLAESSANEIRANAMLARVGALYHDIGKMKNPTYFIENQSTGINPHDELSAKESARIIVDHVINGIEIAKKHNLPDRVVDFIRTHHGSSLVYYFYMKEKEIDPDAIKADFCYPGPKPFSKETAILMMCDSVEAASKSLKNPTSTKIDAFVESIINKQIEDGQFLNANITFKEIQSIKKVLKHKLANIYHLRIEYPE; from the coding sequence ATGAATGATTTCATAAATAAACTTTACAGAAACCATTCCTTAATTTATAAAGGATTGTTGTTTATAGTTACCACTTTTTTAATTGTTTACCTATTCCCTAAAAGTGGAAAATTTAAGTATAGTTTTGAAAAAGGAAAACCTTGGCAATCAGAAAATCTACAAGCTCCATTTGATTTTGCCATAAAAAAAGCCGATGAAGAAATTGCGTTAGAAAAAAAGACTATTACTGAAAATGCAACATTGTATTTTGATTTAGATACTGTTATTGTCCGAAGAATTAAGAAAAAATATCCAGAAATTTTTTATGAAAATTTTTCTGATTCAATTTATAATAGACAGAAAGAAATTCTTTTAAAAGTTGGAGAGCAAATTATATCAGAACTTTATAAGTATGGCGTTTTAACGGGGAGTTATGATTTTAATGACGAAAAATCGGTTGTTATTCTTGATGGTCGAGTAGAAAAACACAAAACAATTTATTCCAATTTAACACATCAGGATAAAATTACGCCTATTATTGAAAGAGTGCTATTAGATCAAAATTTAAATGCTTATAAATCAGATTTTGTGTCTTTATTTTTTGATTTAATTGAACCAAATTTGGTTTATGATAAATCATTTACTGAAAAAGTATTAAATGAAGAACTTAATAAAATATCGTATACAAGAGGAAGTATCGCTAAGGAAACACTAATTATTTCTAAAGGAGAAATTATAGAAGGTGATAAATTTCAGATATTAAAATCGTTGCAATCTGAGTTTGAGTCGCAGGTATGGAATGAATCTAACTACAACTGGATTCTATTTGCATATACTTTGTTAGTAGCATTAGCTTTATTGATGTTGCTTTTGTTTTTAAGAAAATATCGATTAGATGTATTTGAGAACAACACCAAGGTGACTTTTATATTTTTCAATATATTTTTAATGGTATTACTAACAACTTTGGTAATAAATTACAATTCACAATATATTTATGTGGTGCCAATTTGTATTTTACCATTAGTATTTAAGGCCTTTTTTGATGCTAGACTGGGGCTGTTTTCACATGTTATTACAGTACTATTATTAGGATCAATTGTACCGAATAGTTATGAGTATATGTTTTTACAAATTATAGCAGGAATTGTAACTATTTTAACTGTTTCAGAATTGTATAAACGAGCTAATTTGTTTATATCGGTTGGTCAAATTACTTTAATTTATATCATTGCTTATTTTGCTTTTTTTGTAATCCATGAAGGTAGTGTAGAAACTATAAAATGGCAGACCTTTGGATTGTTTGTGTTATGTGGGTTTGCAACACTGTTTGTACAACCTTTAATTTATGCTTATGAAAAACTTTTTGGATTGGTTTCTGATGTATCGCTTTTAGAATTGTCAGATACCAACTCTAAACTCCTTAAAGAACTATCAAATAAAGCTCCAGGGACATTTCATCATTCATTGAATGTAGCAAACCTTGCTGAATCTTCAGCTAATGAAATACGGGCAAATGCAATGCTTGCACGTGTGGGGGCATTATACCACGATATAGGAAAAATGAAGAATCCTACTTATTTTATTGAAAACCAATCAACAGGTATTAATCCACATGATGAATTGTCTGCAAAAGAAAGTGCTAGAATTATAGTTGATCATGTAATTAATGGTATAGAGATAGCAAAAAAACATAATCTGCCAGATAGAGTAGTTGATTTTATTCGCACTCACCATGGATCTAGTTTGGTTTATTATTTTTATATGAAGGAAAAAGAAATTGATCCAGATGCTATTAAAGCTGATTTTTGTTATCCAGGACCTAAACCTTTCAGTAAAGAGACGGCAATTTTAATGATGTGTGATAGTGTTGAGGCAGCATCAAAGAGTTTAAAAAATCCAACTTCCACTAAAATTGATGCTTTTGTAGAAAGTATTATTAATAAACAAATTGAAGATGGTCAATTTTTGAATGCTAACATTACTTTTAAGGAAATTCAATCCATAAAAAAAGTGTTAAAACACAAGTTAGCAAACATTTATCATTTGCGTATTGAGTACCCAGAATAA
- a CDS encoding acetyl-CoA C-acyltransferase: protein MHKEVVIVSAVRTPIGSFMGALSTIPAPKLGAIAIKGALEKINLKPKLVEEVLMGNVVQSGEGQAPARQAAIFAGIPNTVPCTTINKVCASGMKAVMQAAQAIALGDIEIAVAGGMENMSLIPHYLYTRIGIKFGASTLIDGMQKDGLVDAYDQNAMGIYADLCAKEYQFSREEQDAYAIQSYKRSAKAWETGKFNNEIVPVEVPQRRGESIIVDKDEEFTNVKIEKISKLRPAFSKDGSVTAANASTINDGAAALVLMSKEKAKSLGIKPLATIKGYADAAQEPKWFTTAPAKALPKALYKAGLSMTDVNFFEFNEAFSVVGLANIKLLNLNDNIVNINGGAVSLGHPLGCSGARILVTLLNVLKQNNAKIGAAAICNGGGGASAIIIKR, encoded by the coding sequence ATGCACAAAGAAGTAGTTATTGTATCGGCAGTTAGAACCCCGATTGGAAGTTTTATGGGAGCTTTATCTACCATTCCTGCTCCAAAACTTGGTGCTATTGCTATTAAAGGAGCTTTAGAAAAAATAAATCTAAAGCCCAAATTGGTAGAGGAAGTTTTAATGGGTAATGTTGTTCAATCTGGTGAAGGCCAAGCTCCTGCTAGACAAGCTGCTATATTTGCAGGAATACCTAATACGGTACCCTGTACTACCATTAATAAAGTTTGTGCTTCAGGCATGAAAGCAGTTATGCAAGCAGCGCAAGCTATTGCTTTAGGAGACATTGAAATTGCTGTTGCAGGCGGTATGGAAAACATGAGTTTAATTCCTCATTATTTGTATACCAGAATTGGTATTAAATTTGGCGCATCCACATTAATTGACGGCATGCAGAAAGATGGTTTGGTTGATGCATACGATCAAAACGCTATGGGAATTTATGCCGATTTATGCGCAAAAGAATATCAATTTTCAAGAGAAGAACAAGATGCTTATGCTATACAATCGTACAAACGATCTGCAAAAGCTTGGGAAACTGGTAAATTCAATAATGAAATAGTGCCTGTTGAAGTGCCCCAACGTCGAGGGGAATCAATCATTGTTGACAAAGATGAAGAGTTTACGAATGTTAAAATTGAAAAAATATCAAAATTACGTCCAGCATTTTCAAAAGATGGCAGTGTAACTGCTGCCAATGCATCTACAATAAACGATGGAGCTGCAGCCTTGGTATTGATGAGTAAAGAAAAAGCAAAATCATTAGGCATAAAACCTTTGGCTACAATTAAAGGTTATGCCGATGCAGCCCAAGAGCCAAAATGGTTTACTACAGCTCCTGCAAAAGCACTTCCTAAAGCATTGTATAAAGCTGGATTATCAATGACTGATGTTAATTTTTTTGAATTTAATGAGGCGTTTTCTGTAGTCGGATTGGCTAATATAAAATTACTTAACCTAAACGATAACATAGTAAATATTAATGGAGGAGCTGTATCATTAGGACATCCTTTAGGGTGTTCTGGTGCAAGAATCCTTGTTACATTATTAAATGTATTAAAGCAAAATAATGCTAAAATTGGAGCCGCAGCTATTTGTAATGGGGGGGGTGGTGCTTCTGCTATTATTATTAAACGTTGA
- a CDS encoding C40 family peptidase codes for MQYGICNLSIAPLRFEASDSSELVSQVLYGDHFKILEQRKSWSKIRLAFDKYEGWIDNKQYLEITADQYSNLQDVSPILSTDLVEFIEDEQEQLYPILLGSSLNGLALLNHSHDGNLVKGKHPKENLINTAFFYLNAPYLWGGKTPFGIDCSGFTQMVYKLNGYKLLRDASQQATQGEALSFIEESEPGDLAFFDNNEGIITHVGIIMKNNYIIHAHGKVRIDRLDHSGIYNVDKKMHTHKLRVIKKVI; via the coding sequence ATGCAATACGGAATTTGTAATTTAAGCATAGCCCCTTTACGTTTTGAAGCCTCAGATTCAAGTGAATTGGTTTCGCAGGTTTTATATGGCGATCATTTTAAAATTTTAGAGCAACGAAAATCTTGGAGCAAAATACGCCTGGCTTTTGATAAATATGAAGGCTGGATAGATAATAAACAATATCTTGAAATAACCGCTGATCAATACTCAAATTTACAAGATGTATCTCCAATACTTTCAACAGATTTAGTTGAATTTATTGAAGATGAACAAGAACAGCTCTATCCAATTTTATTAGGGTCATCTTTAAACGGACTGGCTTTATTAAATCATTCTCATGATGGTAATTTAGTTAAAGGTAAACATCCAAAAGAAAACTTAATCAATACGGCTTTTTTCTACTTAAACGCTCCTTATTTATGGGGAGGAAAAACACCTTTTGGAATAGACTGCTCTGGTTTTACACAAATGGTATACAAACTCAATGGTTATAAACTATTACGCGATGCTTCACAACAAGCAACTCAAGGTGAAGCTTTAAGTTTTATTGAAGAAAGTGAACCAGGTGACTTGGCTTTTTTTGATAATAACGAGGGTATCATTACCCATGTGGGAATTATTATGAAAAACAATTATATTATCCATGCACATGGTAAAGTAAGAATTGACCGTTTAGATCATTCTGGTATTTACAATGTTGATAAAAAAATGCATACACACAAACTTCGTGTTATAAAAAAAGTGATATAA
- a CDS encoding tetratricopeptide repeat protein, with amino-acid sequence MKKRVILALAFSVSAFAFAQKKELKTVAKAIKSNNFAEAKAALNQAKSMMSVMDEGQKADYYYYFGQALYANGAGSIDDIDAALMNFDKVEGEYASEIKGIKEEITNKMITLGNKAYENKNFSTSSDYFEKAYRLRTSDTTFLYYAASMAINIPDYNRALTLYEELKDLGYTGVEKQYFAVNKETNTKESFQNKEMRDLSVKADSHINPTDEFTESRKAEIVKNIALIYKENGEDDKAIEALVDARKENPDDLNLLMVEAELQLKLGNREAFKELMEEATTKDPNNAELQYNLGVIANESGDKEAAKKYYNKAIELDPQHVNANINIASIVLSAEADVVTEMNGLGTSTKDNLRYDELKKVRQQIYRDAIPYLEKALEIKSDNIDAAKTLMNIYNIVGESDKGKEMKAKVDALEAAGN; translated from the coding sequence ATGAAAAAACGAGTTATTTTAGCTTTAGCGTTTTCAGTGAGTGCATTTGCTTTTGCACAAAAAAAAGAATTGAAAACGGTTGCTAAGGCAATTAAAAGCAATAATTTTGCGGAAGCAAAAGCAGCATTAAATCAGGCAAAAAGTATGATGTCTGTTATGGATGAAGGTCAAAAAGCAGATTATTATTATTATTTTGGACAAGCTTTATATGCTAACGGAGCTGGATCTATTGATGATATTGATGCAGCTTTAATGAATTTTGATAAAGTAGAAGGGGAGTATGCTTCAGAAATTAAAGGAATAAAAGAAGAGATTACCAATAAAATGATTACACTTGGTAATAAAGCGTACGAGAATAAAAATTTTTCTACGAGTTCTGATTATTTTGAGAAAGCTTACAGATTAAGAACTTCTGATACTACTTTTTTATATTATGCAGCTAGTATGGCTATTAATATTCCAGATTACAACCGTGCTTTAACACTATATGAAGAACTTAAAGATTTAGGTTATACAGGAGTTGAAAAACAGTATTTTGCTGTTAATAAAGAAACAAACACAAAAGAGTCTTTTCAGAATAAAGAAATGAGAGATCTTTCTGTTAAAGCTGATTCTCATATTAATCCTACTGATGAATTTACAGAATCTAGAAAAGCAGAAATTGTAAAAAATATAGCTTTAATTTATAAGGAGAATGGTGAAGATGATAAAGCTATAGAGGCTTTAGTTGATGCTAGAAAAGAGAATCCAGATGATTTAAATTTGTTAATGGTTGAAGCAGAGTTACAACTTAAATTAGGAAACCGTGAGGCTTTTAAAGAGTTGATGGAAGAAGCAACAACTAAAGATCCAAACAATGCTGAATTACAATATAATTTAGGTGTTATAGCAAATGAATCTGGAGATAAAGAAGCAGCTAAAAAATATTACAATAAAGCTATTGAATTAGATCCTCAACATGTAAATGCAAATATAAATATAGCTTCTATAGTTTTAAGTGCAGAAGCTGATGTTGTAACTGAAATGAATGGGTTAGGAACTTCTACTAAAGATAACCTACGTTATGATGAATTAAAGAAGGTTCGTCAGCAAATTTATAGAGATGCTATTCCTTATTTAGAAAAAGCGTTAGAAATCAAATCTGATAATATTGATGCAGCAAAAACATTAATGAACATTTACAATATAGTAGGTGAATCAGATAAAGGAAAAGAGATGAAAGCAAAAGTTGATGCTTTAGAAGCTGCTGGGAATTAA